One Deltaproteobacteria bacterium DNA window includes the following coding sequences:
- the pheA gene encoding prephenate dehydratase gives MSKKEIDRLRRQIDLLDRKILSTLNDRAKVALKIGRLKASRQEELYTPSREKILIDRLKKRNKGPFPSHALQTVYREIISASRSLNAPMKVAYLGPEATFTHMAAIKHFGRSCEMIPVVSIPRVFEEVENNRAHCGVVGIENSTEGVVGATLDRFLDSPLKIIAEVTLPITHNFLSHSGTLRGIRKIYSHPQAFGQCRSWLEDHFPSTPLVETESTSQAAARAAEEPNAGAIASEEAALIYRLKIVQRHIEDNPNNMTRFLILGRKSPGRTGHDKTSILFSVKDEVGILFRMLKPFYQAGINLTKIESRPLKKKVWEYIFFLDMDGHLEEKRIATAIRELSRHCLFVKVLGSYPKATS, from the coding sequence ATGTCCAAAAAAGAAATCGATCGACTCCGCCGTCAAATCGACCTTCTCGATCGAAAAATTCTTTCTACTCTTAATGATAGGGCGAAGGTTGCCTTGAAGATCGGCAGGCTGAAGGCCTCGCGTCAGGAGGAGCTTTACACCCCCTCCCGCGAAAAAATCCTGATTGACCGTCTCAAAAAGCGAAACAAGGGTCCTTTTCCGTCCCATGCCCTCCAGACGGTCTATCGAGAGATCATCTCGGCATCCAGGTCTTTGAACGCCCCGATGAAGGTGGCCTACCTCGGTCCCGAGGCGACATTTACGCATATGGCAGCGATCAAACATTTCGGGCGCTCCTGTGAAATGATCCCTGTCGTGTCGATTCCACGGGTCTTTGAGGAGGTCGAGAATAACCGTGCGCATTGTGGTGTTGTCGGGATTGAAAACTCGACAGAAGGGGTGGTAGGGGCAACACTCGATCGCTTCCTCGATTCTCCACTAAAAATTATCGCGGAGGTGACGTTACCGATTACCCATAATTTCTTAAGTCATTCCGGAACGCTTCGAGGGATCCGAAAGATCTATTCCCATCCGCAGGCATTTGGTCAATGCCGCTCCTGGCTTGAGGACCATTTCCCCAGTACACCGCTCGTTGAGACCGAAAGCACCTCACAGGCGGCGGCAAGGGCTGCCGAGGAGCCAAATGCCGGTGCGATTGCGAGTGAAGAGGCGGCCTTGATCTACCGTCTCAAAATCGTCCAGCGCCATATCGAAGACAATCCGAACAACATGACCCGCTTTCTTATTCTCGGCAGGAAAAGCCCGGGACGGACAGGGCATGACAAGACATCGATCCTTTTTTCCGTAAAAGACGAGGTCGGGATCCTCTTCCGGATGTTGAAGCCTTTTTATCAGGCGGGAATCAACCTGACCAAGATCGAATCACGCCCCTTAAAGAAAAAAGTCTGGGAGTATATCTTCTTCCTCGATATGGATGGGCATCTGGAGGAGAAGAGGATTGCGACGGCGATTCGTGAGCTTTCGAGACACTGTCTTTTTGTAAAAGTGTTGGGTTCGTATCCGAAAGCAACGTCGTGA
- a CDS encoding OmpA family protein, protein MRFLKLTFIAFLLILPKIAAAETGASLQNFMPVAGSTPYFAVSNSQTLKPMTLHGALFINYARKTMTRGNDVIMNGLLMEDAIFSFGILPWLETGFAVPFAFSNDTENLEDLNANRAVSRETDMGLGDIRLEPKFRILDNSQYPVGLALTPFIWFPTGDENHFVGNGGFVGGARAILDYKYEEIAEIALNFSYLARSDFVFPGTTTATVLGLERDDQYLIGLAGRYTPLEWLDLIGEVDSSLLVKAPFDRTAETPLEFLVAGRARIPQVAGLAVNLGGGTGLTSGYGSPSFRVVTGVSYTYGFEKAPPPPPPPPEPVAPPPPPKVEIKRKIHFEKGKTTLRPVSTQILDDVASTLKENPQVKKVQIEGHSDGGGKEAANLKSSIKRAEAVRQYLVDHGIEPERLTVKGFGSSQPVDSNDTDIGRAKNRRVEFNILEQGEIVEPPSTPEATDPGVPEGAPTGAPEEPAPPASTVPPTE, encoded by the coding sequence ATGAGGTTTCTCAAGCTTACTTTCATTGCCTTTCTCCTGATTCTCCCAAAAATTGCAGCAGCCGAGACCGGCGCCTCGTTACAGAATTTTATGCCGGTCGCGGGTTCCACCCCCTATTTTGCGGTTTCCAATTCCCAGACGCTGAAACCGATGACGCTCCATGGCGCCTTGTTCATCAACTATGCGCGCAAGACGATGACGAGGGGAAACGATGTCATCATGAATGGGCTTCTCATGGAGGATGCTATCTTCTCTTTTGGGATCCTCCCCTGGCTCGAGACTGGTTTTGCCGTTCCCTTTGCCTTTTCGAACGACACCGAAAATCTTGAAGATCTCAATGCGAATCGGGCAGTGAGCCGCGAGACCGACATGGGGCTCGGCGATATCCGTCTGGAACCTAAGTTTCGGATTCTCGATAACAGTCAGTATCCGGTGGGACTTGCCTTGACCCCATTCATCTGGTTCCCGACCGGTGATGAGAATCATTTTGTGGGAAATGGCGGTTTTGTCGGTGGGGCCCGTGCGATCCTCGATTACAAATATGAAGAGATCGCGGAGATCGCGCTGAATTTTTCATATCTGGCCCGTTCCGATTTTGTTTTTCCGGGAACGACCACGGCGACGGTTTTGGGACTCGAGCGTGACGATCAGTATCTGATCGGTCTTGCCGGTCGCTACACCCCTCTCGAATGGCTCGATCTGATTGGGGAGGTCGATTCTTCGCTCCTCGTGAAGGCGCCGTTTGATCGGACAGCAGAGACACCACTCGAGTTTTTGGTCGCGGGGCGTGCGCGAATCCCACAGGTAGCAGGGCTTGCTGTCAATTTGGGAGGTGGAACCGGACTTACCTCGGGGTATGGTTCTCCAAGTTTTCGGGTCGTGACGGGGGTCAGTTATACGTATGGTTTTGAGAAGGCCCCACCACCGCCGCCACCCCCTCCAGAGCCTGTAGCCCCCCCTCCGCCGCCGAAGGTGGAGATCAAGAGGAAGATCCATTTTGAAAAAGGGAAGACGACACTTCGGCCTGTTTCGACACAGATTCTTGATGATGTGGCGAGTACACTGAAGGAAAACCCTCAGGTGAAGAAGGTCCAGATCGAGGGGCATTCTGATGGTGGCGGAAAAGAGGCAGCCAATCTCAAGTCCTCCATCAAACGAGCGGAGGCGGTCAGACAGTACCTCGTTGATCATGGAATTGAACCGGAGCGTCTGACGGTAAAAGGCTTTGGATCGTCTCAACCGGTTGACTCGAACGATACCGATATTGGCAGGGCCAAGAATCGACGCGTTGAATTTAACATCCTGGAGCAAGGAGAAATTGTCGAACCCCCGAGCACCCCTGAAGCCACTGATCCTGGCGTCCCCGAGGGAGCTCCCACAGGAGCCCCTGAGGAACCAGCCCCCCCAGCATCCACAGTCCCTCCAACAGAGTGA
- a CDS encoding citramalate synthase: MKKIDLYDTTLRDGAQGEGVSFSVEDKLRISHKLDELGVSYIEGGWPGSNPKDDEFFSKKIKLHSAKLVAFGSTRRRGVKAGQDKVLTSLLKAGTSVVTIFGKSWDLHVRETLRASLEENLEIIADSVSFLKKRTDQVFFDAEHFFDGFRANRSYALKAIRTATEAGADLIVLCDTNGGTLPFEVAEVVRAVHREIRTPLGIHCHNDGELAVANSLAAVKEGAIQIHGTINGFGERCGNANLISIAANLKLKMGLSCLSDPQLKRLRETSHFVDELMNRSHTSHQPFVGNSAFAHKGGVHASAVMKNWRTYEHIHPETVGNRRRILISDQSGRSNVLYKANQFGLKLKDEETRDLLKSLKDLENRGFEFEGAEASFEILMKKVLKKHRRFFRLIGFRVIDEKRTVGEAPFAEATIQMEVDGKIEHTAANGVGPVNALDNALRKALERFYPKLKEVQLVDYKVRVLPGPKGTSSLVRVLIESQDKKEKWGTVGVSENIIEASWMALVDALEYKLMKEKR; encoded by the coding sequence ATGAAAAAAATTGATCTCTACGACACAACGCTCCGGGATGGGGCCCAAGGGGAGGGGGTTTCATTCTCCGTCGAAGACAAGCTTCGAATTTCCCACAAGCTCGATGAGCTCGGGGTTTCTTATATTGAGGGGGGATGGCCCGGCTCCAATCCGAAAGACGACGAATTTTTTTCGAAAAAGATAAAACTTCATTCAGCAAAACTTGTTGCTTTTGGAAGCACACGGCGTCGTGGGGTAAAGGCGGGTCAGGACAAGGTGCTGACGTCGCTTCTGAAGGCGGGGACTTCTGTTGTCACGATTTTTGGAAAGAGCTGGGATCTGCATGTCCGGGAGACCTTGCGCGCCTCTCTCGAAGAGAATCTGGAGATTATCGCCGATTCCGTCTCTTTTCTGAAAAAAAGGACTGATCAGGTTTTCTTCGATGCCGAACATTTTTTCGACGGTTTCAGGGCAAATCGGTCCTATGCCTTGAAGGCGATTCGAACCGCCACAGAGGCGGGTGCGGATCTGATTGTCCTCTGTGATACGAACGGCGGAACCCTGCCTTTTGAGGTCGCTGAGGTGGTTCGTGCCGTTCATAGGGAAATCCGGACGCCTTTGGGGATTCATTGCCATAATGACGGTGAACTTGCCGTGGCGAACTCACTTGCCGCTGTTAAAGAAGGGGCGATCCAGATCCACGGAACGATCAACGGTTTTGGTGAGCGGTGTGGAAATGCGAATCTGATTTCTATCGCTGCCAATCTTAAACTCAAGATGGGACTTTCGTGTCTCTCGGATCCCCAGTTGAAGAGGCTTCGCGAGACCTCCCATTTTGTTGATGAACTGATGAATCGAAGTCACACAAGCCACCAGCCATTTGTCGGAAATTCGGCCTTTGCCCACAAAGGGGGGGTTCATGCGAGCGCCGTCATGAAAAATTGGAGAACCTACGAACATATTCATCCTGAGACGGTCGGGAATCGCCGGCGGATCTTGATCTCGGATCAATCCGGCCGGTCCAATGTCCTCTATAAGGCGAATCAGTTTGGACTTAAGCTCAAGGATGAGGAGACAAGGGATCTCTTGAAGTCGCTGAAGGATCTTGAAAATCGCGGGTTCGAATTTGAAGGAGCCGAGGCGTCGTTTGAGATCCTCATGAAGAAGGTGCTCAAGAAGCATCGACGATTTTTCCGTTTGATCGGTTTTCGTGTGATCGATGAAAAGAGGACGGTGGGTGAGGCCCCTTTTGCCGAGGCGACGATCCAGATGGAGGTCGATGGGAAGATCGAACATACCGCCGCGAATGGTGTTGGTCCCGTGAATGCCCTTGATAACGCCCTTCGGAAGGCGCTGGAGCGTTTTTATCCGAAGTTGAAGGAAGTCCAGCTCGTCGATTATAAGGTGCGTGTTCTTCCGGGACCGAAGGGGACTTCTTCACTGGTCCGTGTCCTGATCGAATCCCAGGATAAAAAGGAAAAGTGGGGAACCGTCGGCGTCTCTGAAAATATCATTGAAGCCTCCTGGATGGCGCTCGTGGATGCTCTTGAATATAAACTCATGAAGGAAAAACGTTGA
- a CDS encoding prephenate dehydrogenase, which yields MKICSRVIIIGCGQIGASIGLNLVARKLADRVIGIDTNKENLSQALKRRAVDKIFPLKKAPDLFKLKLSEQDLMILSTPVLTIQKYLEILPRGPLLMDVGSTKRHSVAIAKKRRLRFVGAHPMAGTEKEGAEAANKDLFRGHVCLITPVNGVKRSDEKTIRQIWEKMGSRVFSLDSALHDTLLAFISHLPHLVAFSLMEVAGRKIPLKEIARYLGGGFRDTTRIAASSAEMWADIFLDNPKILEATDRFRETLSRFQSMIRKKKRGGLRKRLQEISWMRKKLDVSANRSTR from the coding sequence GTGAAAATCTGCTCTCGAGTCATCATCATCGGTTGCGGTCAGATCGGGGCCTCGATCGGGCTCAACTTGGTCGCTAGAAAGTTAGCCGATCGGGTGATCGGGATTGACACCAATAAAGAGAATCTCTCTCAGGCATTGAAACGAAGAGCTGTCGATAAAATTTTTCCTCTAAAAAAAGCCCCTGATCTTTTCAAATTAAAACTTTCCGAACAAGATCTTATGATTCTTTCCACGCCTGTTCTGACGATTCAAAAATATCTTGAAATCCTTCCACGAGGACCGCTGCTTATGGATGTCGGGAGCACGAAACGTCACAGTGTCGCCATTGCAAAGAAAAGAAGACTCCGTTTCGTGGGAGCTCATCCGATGGCGGGGACGGAGAAGGAAGGGGCGGAGGCGGCAAATAAAGATCTCTTTCGAGGTCACGTCTGTCTCATCACGCCAGTCAATGGGGTTAAAAGAAGCGATGAAAAAACAATCAGACAAATTTGGGAAAAAATGGGAAGTCGCGTCTTCTCTCTTGATTCGGCCTTGCATGATACCCTCCTCGCCTTTATTTCCCATCTCCCTCATCTGGTTGCCTTTAGTCTGATGGAGGTGGCCGGCAGAAAAATTCCGTTAAAGGAGATTGCCCGCTATTTGGGAGGTGGATTTCGCGATACAACCCGGATTGCCGCGAGTTCCGCGGAGATGTGGGCCGATATTTTTCTGGATAATCCGAAAATTCTTGAGGCGACAGACCGTTTTCGTGAGACCCTCTCGAGGTTTCAATCAATGATTCGAAAGAAAAAACGGGGGGGACTTCGAAAGCGGCTGCAAGAGATTTCGTGGATGAGGAAGAAACTTGATGTCTCAGCTAATCGTTCAACCCGCTAA
- a CDS encoding aspartate kinase, with translation MMLIVQKYGGTSVGDVDRIKDVARRVIKSREGGHQLVVILSAMAGETNRLVDLANKVAGEPDGREYDQLVSTGEQVTIALLALALQAQGVTARSFLGHQIRILTDSSFSKARIKSIDAPLIHKQLKLGTVVVIAGFQGIDPEGNITTLGRGGSDTTAVAIAAALKADLCEIYTDVDGVYTADPRICPLARRLSKITYEEMLELAASGAKVLQTRSVGLAAKYHVPVWVKSSFAPAGEDGGTLVSEQGMEELVVSGISHDKSEAKISVRHLADHPGIAARLFAPVSEANINVDMIVQNISADGFTDLTFTVPKVDLKGALRIVEKTAKEIGASSVESDEKIAKVSIVGFGMKTHAGIAARMFRALADEKINIQAISTSEIKVAVIIEEKDMEKAVRVLHKVFGLDKK, from the coding sequence CTGATGCTCATTGTCCAAAAATATGGCGGGACATCCGTCGGCGATGTTGATCGGATCAAGGATGTCGCGCGACGCGTAATCAAAAGTCGTGAGGGAGGGCACCAACTCGTCGTGATCCTCTCCGCGATGGCAGGAGAGACGAACCGGCTTGTTGATTTAGCCAACAAGGTCGCCGGAGAGCCGGACGGGCGTGAATACGATCAGCTTGTCTCGACCGGTGAGCAGGTCACAATCGCCTTGCTCGCACTCGCGCTTCAGGCGCAAGGGGTTACGGCCCGCTCTTTTCTGGGCCATCAGATCCGGATCCTGACTGATTCCAGCTTTTCGAAGGCGAGGATCAAGTCGATCGATGCCCCTCTGATTCATAAACAATTAAAACTGGGGACGGTCGTCGTGATCGCCGGGTTTCAGGGGATCGATCCGGAGGGGAATATCACCACACTCGGTCGTGGTGGATCTGATACCACGGCGGTCGCGATTGCGGCGGCGTTGAAGGCCGATCTCTGCGAGATCTACACCGACGTCGATGGGGTCTATACGGCCGATCCGCGGATCTGCCCATTGGCTCGCAGGCTTTCCAAAATTACCTATGAAGAGATGCTTGAGTTGGCCGCTTCCGGGGCGAAAGTTCTTCAGACACGCTCGGTAGGGCTTGCCGCGAAGTATCATGTTCCGGTATGGGTTAAATCGTCATTTGCCCCAGCAGGGGAGGATGGAGGAACGCTTGTGTCAGAACAAGGAATGGAAGAACTGGTTGTCTCGGGAATTTCCCACGACAAATCGGAGGCGAAGATTTCGGTGAGACATCTCGCCGATCACCCCGGGATCGCGGCGCGGCTTTTTGCCCCTGTTTCCGAGGCGAATATTAATGTCGATATGATCGTGCAGAATATCAGCGCCGATGGCTTCACCGATCTGACCTTTACGGTGCCGAAGGTTGATTTGAAGGGGGCACTTCGGATTGTTGAGAAGACCGCAAAAGAAATCGGCGCCTCCTCGGTCGAGTCGGATGAAAAGATTGCGAAGGTCTCGATTGTCGGTTTCGGGATGAAAACCCATGCTGGAATTGCGGCGAGGATGTTTCGCGCACTTGCGGATGAGAAGATCAATATCCAGGCGATCTCGACCTCTGAGATCAAGGTGGCGGTCATTATCGAGGAAAAGGATATGGAGAAAGCGGTGCGGGTACTTCATAAGGTTTTCGGTTTGGACAAAAAATGA
- the recG gene encoding ATP-dependent DNA helicase RecG, giving the protein MSNPRAPLKPLILASPRELPQEPLRNQPPQHPQSLQQSEKPRETPVRFVPGVGPRLGSILNEKGVQTAEDLFYFFPYKYIDRRRLDSIRGLAPGQRTVVGQVVTSGLVFFRNRRRLFEVILSDGTGAVSLKWFHFYPQMQSRFKKGTTLMVSGPVTHYRHEPQFVHPEVQILNSDLMEEVSAPGIIPVYSEIPGLGQRRFRKIIENSFSRFVIEEVLPSEIIARYQFPEKKEALFQLHFPPPSADVDEWNRAISPAHRREIFEEFFLMELALALKRRGNKQDLGIVFRWTVEAVKESLQKLPFPLTRAQRRVLHEILQDMAQPMPMNRLVQGDVGSGKTVVALLSALVAIQNGYQVALMVPTEILAEQHFRTASELLSCFKIIPALLTGSLTQSEKTKIRSRIRRGLHPLIIGTHAVISEGVEFQNLGLVIIDEQHRFGVLQRQALRAKGKPDVLVMTATPIPRTLAMTVYGDLDVSIIDEMPPGRQPIRTDIVESRERGRLYQLIAQALDRGEQGYIVYPLVEESEKLVLKDADRMYQELKKIFPDRTLALLHGRVKGEEKEKVFRDFKAGRVGLLVCTTVIEVGVDVPNATLMVIEHADRFGLSQLHQLRGRVGRGEKRSTCILVSDYQKTETAYKRLRVMCETQDGFRIAEEDLKIRGPGDFLGTRQAGLPEFRMANILRDQKILIEARKEAFQLIEQDPDLRHVPQLKEGLMIRWKERLALAEVG; this is encoded by the coding sequence TTGTCGAACCCCCGAGCACCCCTGAAGCCACTGATCCTGGCGTCCCCGAGGGAGCTCCCACAGGAGCCCCTGAGGAACCAGCCCCCCCAGCATCCACAGTCCCTCCAACAGAGTGAGAAGCCGCGAGAGACGCCGGTCCGCTTTGTCCCTGGGGTTGGTCCGAGGCTTGGCTCGATTTTGAATGAAAAAGGGGTGCAGACCGCCGAGGACCTCTTCTATTTTTTTCCGTACAAATATATCGATCGCCGTCGTCTTGATTCGATCCGTGGTCTGGCGCCCGGACAGCGAACCGTTGTCGGTCAGGTCGTGACGTCGGGACTCGTCTTTTTTCGAAACAGACGGCGTCTCTTCGAGGTTATCTTGAGTGATGGGACCGGCGCCGTTTCACTGAAGTGGTTTCATTTTTACCCCCAGATGCAATCGCGGTTCAAAAAAGGGACGACATTGATGGTCTCCGGTCCGGTCACCCATTATCGCCATGAACCGCAGTTTGTGCATCCCGAGGTTCAGATTCTGAATTCCGATCTCATGGAGGAGGTTAGCGCCCCCGGCATCATTCCTGTCTATTCCGAGATTCCCGGCTTGGGTCAGAGGCGATTTCGAAAAATTATTGAAAACAGCTTTTCCCGTTTTGTGATCGAGGAGGTCCTTCCATCGGAAATCATTGCCAGATATCAATTTCCGGAAAAAAAGGAGGCGCTTTTTCAGCTCCATTTTCCTCCTCCGTCGGCGGATGTCGACGAATGGAATCGTGCCATCTCTCCGGCGCATCGCAGGGAGATTTTCGAGGAATTCTTCCTCATGGAATTGGCACTGGCCCTGAAGAGGAGGGGAAACAAACAGGATCTGGGGATCGTGTTTCGTTGGACGGTTGAAGCGGTAAAAGAGTCGCTTCAAAAACTTCCGTTTCCCTTGACCCGTGCGCAGAGGAGGGTACTGCACGAGATCTTGCAGGATATGGCCCAGCCGATGCCGATGAATCGACTCGTGCAGGGGGATGTCGGGAGCGGAAAGACGGTTGTTGCTTTGCTCTCGGCGCTCGTGGCGATCCAAAACGGGTATCAGGTCGCCCTCATGGTTCCTACCGAGATCCTGGCCGAGCAACATTTTCGGACTGCCAGCGAACTCTTGTCTTGCTTCAAGATTATTCCGGCCCTGCTCACAGGCTCCTTAACCCAATCGGAAAAAACCAAAATCCGTTCACGCATCAGGCGTGGTCTGCATCCGTTGATTATCGGGACCCACGCGGTGATCTCGGAGGGGGTTGAGTTCCAGAATTTGGGACTTGTGATTATTGATGAACAACATCGATTCGGAGTTCTTCAGAGGCAGGCGTTGCGTGCGAAGGGAAAACCAGACGTCCTCGTGATGACCGCAACACCGATCCCAAGGACACTCGCGATGACCGTTTACGGTGATCTGGATGTTTCGATCATTGACGAGATGCCGCCGGGGCGTCAGCCGATCCGGACCGATATTGTCGAGTCCCGAGAGAGGGGAAGACTCTATCAGTTGATTGCACAAGCCCTGGATCGGGGGGAGCAGGGGTATATTGTCTATCCGCTTGTCGAGGAGAGCGAGAAGCTGGTGCTCAAAGATGCCGATCGGATGTATCAGGAGCTGAAGAAGATTTTTCCGGACCGGACACTCGCGCTGCTGCATGGGCGTGTGAAAGGGGAGGAAAAGGAAAAAGTTTTTCGGGATTTCAAGGCGGGGCGGGTCGGGCTCCTCGTCTGCACGACCGTGATCGAGGTCGGCGTCGATGTCCCGAATGCGACCCTGATGGTGATCGAACATGCCGATCGGTTTGGTCTCTCCCAGCTCCATCAGTTGCGTGGAAGGGTCGGAAGGGGGGAGAAGCGGTCGACCTGCATCCTCGTCAGTGATTATCAGAAAACCGAGACCGCCTATAAACGACTGAGGGTGATGTGCGAGACGCAGGATGGTTTTCGAATCGCTGAGGAGGACTTGAAGATCCGTGGTCCCGGTGATTTTCTGGGGACACGGCAGGCGGGACTGCCTGAATTTCGGATGGCGAATATCCTGCGTGACCAAAAAATCCTGATCGAGGCGAGGAAAGAGGCGTTTCAATTGATCGAGCAGGATCCTGATCTTCGTCATGTTCCCCAGCTCAAGGAAGGGCTTATGATTCGTTGGAAGGAAAGGTTGGCCCTGGCCGAGGTGGGATAG
- a CDS encoding type II toxin-antitoxin system RelE/ParE family toxin: MSFRVELESRARREFLELPKEVQKRFTDVIDDLQSNPRPPGAKRLTGLEGYRIRKGDYRLLYTVDDQNSIIRIYRIGHRREVYR, from the coding sequence GTGTCATTTCGTGTTGAACTGGAATCCAGAGCCAGAAGGGAATTTCTGGAACTCCCGAAAGAAGTTCAAAAAAGATTTACCGATGTTATTGATGATTTGCAATCCAACCCCCGTCCCCCGGGCGCAAAAAGGTTAACAGGGCTTGAGGGGTATCGGATCCGAAAGGGAGACTACCGTCTCCTCTATACAGTCGATGATCAAAACTCTATCATACGAATTTATCGAATAGGGCATCGAAGAGAGGTTTATCGCTAA
- a CDS encoding aminotransferase class I/II-fold pyridoxal phosphate-dependent enzyme encodes MKKERKDLSERRPYKMGTHLIHGKFHSKKWEYRHHVVPPLTSSTTFRLDTQHRGAHGFFDFACDHPTEKKHVPIYIYDRLDEPTRGMLEENLAFVEGSEVSVAFASGMAAVSAACLVSLKAGDEILANDILYGCTYSLLTNWLPRLGIKVHFADLTREGYEKSITPKTKAIYFESPLNPNLKLVDIGRLRKRVDQVNAKRNEDQKIVLIIDNTFATPFCQRPISLGVDIVVHSLTKDIGGFGTDMGGAVMASEKYHNSLLLFRKDFGAVLSPKNAWPILVYGLPTLGLRMKQQQVTALKVARFLEGNPKVEKVYYPGLPSFPQLALAKKQMIDFDGNFAPGSMIYFLLKGKTEHEAERFIDRIAKDSYSITLAVSLGQVRTLIENPFSMTHSGLPEEEKRKKGVEPNGIRLSIGLEEPEDIISDLKRALG; translated from the coding sequence ATGAAAAAAGAGAGAAAGGATCTCTCCGAGAGACGCCCCTACAAAATGGGGACGCATCTCATCCATGGAAAGTTTCACTCGAAGAAGTGGGAATACCGCCATCATGTGGTTCCCCCATTGACCTCATCGACGACCTTTCGTTTGGATACACAGCACCGTGGGGCGCATGGCTTCTTTGATTTTGCCTGTGATCACCCGACCGAGAAGAAGCATGTCCCGATTTATATCTATGACCGTCTCGATGAGCCGACACGCGGGATGCTGGAGGAGAACCTTGCCTTTGTGGAAGGGTCGGAGGTGTCAGTTGCCTTTGCCTCCGGCATGGCGGCGGTCTCTGCCGCCTGTCTCGTTTCTCTGAAGGCGGGGGATGAGATCCTGGCCAATGATATCCTGTACGGCTGTACGTACAGTCTTCTGACCAACTGGCTTCCACGATTGGGGATCAAGGTCCACTTCGCCGATCTGACCCGAGAGGGGTATGAAAAATCGATAACACCGAAGACAAAGGCGATCTACTTCGAGAGCCCCTTGAATCCCAATCTCAAACTGGTCGACATCGGCCGCCTGCGCAAGAGAGTCGATCAGGTCAATGCCAAGAGAAACGAAGATCAGAAGATTGTCCTGATTATTGATAATACCTTTGCGACGCCGTTCTGCCAGCGACCGATCTCGCTTGGTGTCGATATCGTCGTTCACAGTCTCACGAAGGATATCGGGGGGTTTGGGACCGATATGGGAGGGGCAGTCATGGCCTCGGAGAAATATCATAATTCCCTGCTTCTCTTTCGAAAGGACTTCGGGGCGGTCCTTTCCCCAAAAAACGCCTGGCCGATCCTCGTCTATGGGCTTCCGACCTTGGGGTTAAGAATGAAACAGCAGCAGGTGACGGCACTCAAGGTAGCCAGGTTTTTAGAAGGGAATCCCAAGGTTGAAAAAGTTTATTATCCGGGGCTCCCTTCGTTTCCTCAACTCGCCCTGGCGAAGAAACAGATGATTGACTTCGATGGAAATTTTGCGCCGGGGAGCATGATTTACTTCCTTCTTAAGGGAAAGACGGAACATGAGGCAGAGCGTTTTATCGATCGGATTGCGAAGGATTCTTATTCCATTACGCTTGCTGTGAGTCTCGGTCAGGTCCGAACCTTGATTGAGAATCCATTTTCAATGACCCACTCAGGGTTGCCGGAAGAGGAGAAGAGAAAAAAGGGGGTGGAACCCAACGGAATCCGGCTTTCAATTGGACTCGAGGAGCCGGAGGACATTATCTCCGATCTGAAACGGGCGTTGGGATGA